A stretch of the Mycoplasmoides genitalium G37 genome encodes the following:
- a CDS encoding 5'-3' exonuclease, with amino-acid sequence MKKAILIDGNSLAYRAYFATWKQVEYAKQNNLPFNNAIRTMLLMCWNLIKANVYQYGIVSFDTKAPTFRDQIYEGYKQKRVKTPVELLVQIPLIKQALVYLGFLVCEKDGFEADDLIGSYANLFTKQEITVDIYSSDRDMLQLVNAFTNVFLCIKGTKEMVMYNNENFKSLFYGLAPYQVVEYKGLVGDNSDNLAGIKGIGPIKGIELLQQYGTIDNIYTNFNNLPNQLQKLLNNQKEIAKTFSFLAKIKTDIELDQNIDLTGLKPIQKQALIQLLSENKINTLVEKFSKI; translated from the coding sequence ATGAAAAAAGCAATCCTGATTGATGGCAATTCCTTAGCATACCGTGCTTATTTTGCAACGTGAAAACAAGTTGAATATGCTAAGCAAAATAATTTACCTTTCAATAATGCAATAAGAACAATGTTACTAATGTGTTGGAATTTAATTAAAGCCAATGTTTATCAATATGGAATTGTAAGTTTTGACACTAAAGCGCCAACTTTCCGTGATCAAATCTATGAAGGATATAAACAAAAAAGGGTTAAAACTCCAGTTGAACTTTTAGTACAAATTCCTCTAATTAAACAAGCGCTTGTTTATTTAGGGTTTTTAGTTTGTGAAAAAGATGGCTTTGAAGCAGATGATTTGATTGGTAGTTATGCCAATTTATTTACAAAGCAAGAAATAACAGTTGATATTTACAGTTCAGATCGAGATATGTTGCAATTAGTAAACGCCTTTACTAATGTGTTTCTCTGTATTAAAGGTACAAAGGAGATGGTTATGTACAACAATGAAAATTTCAAATCACTTTTTTATGGTTTGGCGCCCTATCAAGTTGTTGAATATAAGGGGTTAGTTGGTGATAACAGCGATAATTTAGCAGGGATTAAAGGGATAGGTCCCATCAAAGGGATAGAATTACTCCAACAATATGGAACCATTGATAACATCTACACTAACTTCAATAATCTCCCCAACCAACTTCAAAAACTTTTAAATAACCAAAAGGAAATAGCTAAAACCTTTAGTTTTCTAGCTAAAATTAAAACTGATATTGAACTTGATCAAAACATAGATCTTACTGGTTTAAAACCAATCCAAAAACAAGCGTTAATTCAACTTCTAAGTGAAAACAAAATTAATACTTTAGTTGAAAAATTTTCAAA